Below is a window of Impatiens glandulifera chromosome 2, dImpGla2.1, whole genome shotgun sequence DNA.
TACAACAGTTATCATGATGAATATTCCTTGTTGTTGTTTTCTGCAAACATCACTCATACTTGGATCTTTATGATTTTAATCATCCCCTTTAAAATGCATGTGGTTGGTATCTTACCGTTGGACATGAGATGATTTTTTTGTAGATTTTTACTGATCATGGTAAAAAAAAtgcatacaaaattaaattcaagTGGAAAATCACCAGGTCATACTAGGCTTCTTTGCGATTTCTCTGTGATCCCAATCCAGATtcataagtgtttccaaataccagaccaaaacaattattttcatCTTTTATATACGAGATATTTAGGTTGGTTATGGTTTTCATGGTTCTATGAAGTTTGTTCTTGTTATTTTGCAGGGATGAATTTAAGGATGAGGAACCTGTTGAGGTGAAGTCGTTGGACATTAGAAACTTCCTCTAAACGAGACAAGTTTAAGATTTCCGATTCTTCtcatatcatcaaataataGAGAGACGAATCCAATCGCCCTTTAGTTGGAAGTGAGGGTGGTGAAGAATAAACTACTTTTGTAATCTGTATTTGCAAAAACTGATGAATATTTTGCATCTTTcaatttatttggattttaaacTAACTGTTTCCTGATTTTCTTATGAGAGTCAACTTAATGTCTTTATTTACTATTCATTATTTGTGAAGAACTGCCTTATTTGATCTGTGATATTAGGAAAGCACCTTTAATACAACTATACAAGTTTATTGACAGTGTTAGTGAAATCTGagaaaacattcaaaattttgagtttataaaaatactttgtaatttataaactctattttttaatctattccaaaattataataaaaatttcttCATCCATATAGTGTTACACAATGtttcattttagaaaaattaaaaattatttttattattagatttttatttcactCAGAATGAAATTCTTTGTATCATTAGTTCATTactctttatttatattgtatgtttataaatatttagtttttttaaatataagtaaaaatatgttaaaaataagaaGTTGAAATATTATGTTTACACCTTGTTGATTAATTTTGAACACATTGAGAAGACAAGATGATGGTTTTCTCCTGTCCCCTAATTCTTatctcatatatttatatatttttttacccgAAATTTATTTtggaacatttttaattttctctctcttattcaATTGCTTCTCTTATTTTGGTTTTAGGAAAGAGATGGATTAGTtgataaaaattagaaaaaaattatttttaaagtttagatatttttatttaatgttttttaattttaaatattaaaattattccgtaaaaacattagaaaaaaacaaatttagaaattggttgataaaatgtttctaaaagGAGTGATAGATAAAAGATATTTGGATAAGTGCAGAgggaaaatgattttttttaaccaatcaaattatttgtttttaaatatattatatttataaataaataaataaaaataaaacaaataaatattgatatctTCAAACCTAAATTATATGTGTGTTAGGTCatagaagaataaaaaatagattttctTATTACTACATTAAACccaaatttgtttgaaatttaggCGGTGAGTTCTTGACAATTCAGTTCCCGCTTCTATGAGTTATCTTTCTCGTCTCTCCTGTGTGAATGTGTGTGCGTAATCTCCTTCCCAAGGAGGCGATACAGTACACACGATTTGATCTACAATCGGTGCGACTATCGACACAAGAACAGGTACAATTTCCCGATCCATCCTGTTTCTTTCGCTATTGGATCTTGTATGTGTCAGCTTCTATCTCAATTTGTTCACAAGAGAAACTTATATGTTCATCCGTTTGTTGTAATAAGCCGGATTTGATACATTATTTGTTAGGATCGTGGATATTCACATCCGGAAGCGCTCTTAAACAGTAGTTGTCTTTTGAATTACGGGTTTATGATGTAAACATGAGTTAATTCCTGTATAATTTAGGTTACTAACAGAGTTATAGAGCTGATTTCGCTGTGAAAAGCGAAGCTGATATGAAAACCACAAAGCGGCTTAAAGAAAAGAGGGTTCCGGCTCCTAAGAAGCCAAATGCGGTTGTCAGTTGCTCTGGAGTAAAGAAACCTAGAGCAAGAATTGAAAAACAGAATAAAATGGGTAAGGCATCTTGATTGAAGCTCTATTTGCAATATTTCAAAACCCTAAGTACTTGTTAGGTTGAAGTATGTGTGCTCAATAACTAGTTTgaattgagaaaaataatacTATTTCATGTTCGCGTTCTgttgttaatcttatttttgaTGATCTTCGCGTTATTTGTACAGGAATCAACAAAAATCAACAGGATGCCCAACTTTTTCAGCAAGTTACAGTGACAGGCGTATCTTCTCACGATGCAGAAGTTGCACATAAGTCGGAGTCTTTTGATGTGCTTAATGAGAAGATCAAACTTCAGCTTTTTCCTATTGATGAAAAAACTCGGATAGCACTTGAGAAGGTTTGTTCTCTGCTTCTTTCactgtttatatatttttcttcttacttctgttaatttttttatcgtCTTATTTTAACCATAGGATGGTCATAATCCATTTCTGGAGCTCACCTTACGAGCTCGAAAGAAGATATCATCTGTGCTTAAGCATCTACATAGCAAATGGGGTGCATCTTTTGTTGCTGCAGGGGAACCCATTCTTTATCCATACAATATACAATTAGGGCAATTGAATTCATACGAACAGTGGACAATGAGAGACAACAATATTATGGCAGATTTCGTATTTAAAGCAGTAGGACGCCCCTCAATTTTCCGGCTAAGGTGATTATTGTAGTGTTGGCTTCATTCTTTAATTGTTAGAAGCATGATGTTTTTTTCAGCTTAACATCCAACTTTTTTTCCTATCCAGGTATGGATGGTCCTCCAAGAATGAGGTCAAAGGTACTGTGGAAGCACCTATATTAATTTCTTCAGGAGATTGCTCAATGAATGTTGAAGGGAGGAAAAATGAGACACCAAGAGAAAACTCATATATCAGCATAAGGGAAAGAGCGTATACAGATGGAAATCAACATATGCTGTTAGATCAACCTGCTCAAAATATGGTGAATTTATGCTCTAACcatcaattttttattagttcAACCTGCTAGGAATAGCCTGGAaccttaatttaataaatgtaataCAAAGTCACAAAATAAGGAAGTAAAAAAAGAAACGATACCCCATAagtaaatcttttattttttacttccttgttttgtaggtGACTTTTTCTTTCATATGCTAAATTAAAGCCAGGTCCTAGAAAACAAATCCACTTTAGTTTATGGTTTAATTTCTGTTTTGGTATTTTGGTTGTCTGAAGGATGAGTATTTTTGCTTCTTTGTCAGGATGCCAAGGAGAATGCTATTAATAGTCTTGCAAAAACAACAATGCCATGGGATGATAATTTGTCTAACCTCAGCTTAACCCGTCTGATAACTGAAACATCATTTCCTCGAAATACCAATAGCCTCACTCAAAGAGCAAAAGGAAACAGCTTGGAACCACTTCAATTGATCTCATCTGACATAAGTATGGGTGCCCTACTATCTGAAGCATCCATGCAGAATAAGATTGATAACATCAAACCAGAATTCAATGCCCATGATTCAATGCTGAACCCAGAGATTTGGGATGGTGGTTTATCCAACTTAAGCCTTGGAGGCTTGTTTTCTGATTTATCCATGCTGGGTAAGCTTTTGGGTTCAAATTCCGATAAAAGCAAATCAGGCTCACAAGATCCGTTTACTACTTACCCGTCAAATTTACAGCCAAGCCAGTTGAACCCATCATCAAATTTCTCACATTCATCTATCCTAGACGCTGAGGAGACATGCCATGCATTCAATTTCAGGAAAACTTCTTTGTTGGGAAAAGATGCTGCACATTCATCTGTGAGTTCTTATGATctgttttttcaatttttttacacATACTGGACCCATTTGGAAACGGTTTGAAAGCTAAATTAGTGATCCAAAAACACATATGGATGTGATTCTGTTTGGTGTTTGGTATCCAGATACAACTGTTTCTGCTGGACCCAGATGCTGTATCTCTTATAGTCACACTTTTCATACCAAACACATATTATTGTTCAATTTCTGAGCCAGATCCAGTTACAAATGTACAAATAATTGGATCATTATTCTTTCAAAGCTTCAATGTTATTGCTGTTATATGCTTGTCAGTAAACTTCCAAGTTACAAGTTTCTAGTATGACTGTTAAGAGTTATGTCCTCTATAGTATATCTTGATTGCACATATAATTTTGGAATTCATTAGTATTACAAATTTGTGCAATGTTTCTTTCATACATCAATTTTTTCCTTTCTAATTTTGCCAACTCCTCAATTCTTTTGTAGTTGAAAGGCCAAGCTGAATTGGGTCAACAATCTTCTCCAAATGGGAAGAAAAAATTGCTACCTCCTCAAGGCCAGTACAATCACTCCAACTATAGTCGCGGACTAGCGGATATAAAATGGGTAATTCTTTATTTCCTTGTGATTTTCTCCTACTTTATGTCGTTTTTTCTCAACTCCCTTTATTTATAAGATGATCTTATGCCAAAGACACATTAATATCAATTCTaaacttgttatttttttatattgagaCCGACAAAATATCAGATTTCAACATGatttgttgtgttttttttgtgTGTCTATTTTGAGTTTTGCAGAATGATTCGTTGGGGCCACATTGATTACAGAGGGCTCAAAGTGGCAGTTGATTGATTAGATGAGATGATAATCTAAATTGCAGCTCCTAAAAAGTTAGATAAATGCTTTTCTTGGTGTTGTTAATAGAAAGGAAAAAGGGAAAAACATTTTCTAGAATACTTTAATATACAATTGAGATTAGATAaaaagatgtttttttttgactgtttgtgtttaatattttttatttttatttttatttattgataaaattaaacatattctGAGTATGTTGCTCAAAGAGTATGTTATGTGGATTAATCTGAAAACGAACAGTTACTTGGAGATCTAtctgattcatattttttcttttttttttgtaagggagagtatatttttttgtaattccatattttaagattttaggtttcatatttaattattaaattatatttaaataaaactagtTTGGCTGCAGTTTTGTTAGAAGTTATGcattatttgaacaaaaaaacaaattcctCCATCAGTTTTGATTATCAAAATCAACCTCTCTTCTCCAACAAAGTTAAGCTGTTTTTCAAGATTGtggtaataaatttatgaaaaaatattttggatgTTGGGTATAATGTAGAATCAAATAATGTTTGCctaaaaatcacaaaaaaatgatttcattgATGCTATGGATACACATTTTCTCTGAAAACATAGTTTCAGTCACCTACACCCTATGGATAATGAGGCATTTGTTTGATTAACTCAATTGttgcaaataaataaaatattaacgaGTGTAGAATATTTAACAGATTCCCGAAGAGAGCCAACACTCTCCGATCCCCGAATAGAGCCAACACCCTCCAATTGAGCACTTGGGCTAGATATTGTTGTGGGAGTTTCGGTTCTAAAACTCTGTTTAGATTCACTTTTCTGTTATTCACAAAAATGATTTTGGTTAATTCTAAGTTGATGATTCCACCAAGAATTTGATAATAAGTTAACATACTAATGCCTTAGTATAAAAGAAACACAGTATATACAATATGTTCAAATAATCATTCttgaatttaataattcattataagTATCATGCTATTCAGGCCGGCTATTAGGGTGGGCAAGATGGACCACTGCCCAGGACCCCAAAATTAAGAAGGCCCAAATTTTTTTATGCagtactataaaaaaataataattaggttttatgtttctttctacTCGGCTCTCTCTCTATAAAATCCTTCTCTCAATAGTGACTCAAAAGTTTAATTAGATCTTTGAAATCCTTCTCTCAACAGAGACTCAAAGTTTAATTAGATTGAAGTAGGTAACATTTGATCGAAGGTGGCAGCTGCGCTGGGATTGGGAAGGTGGGTGGGGATTCGGCCATTCGGGAACATTTGATcgaagtttatttaattaaatgttagtAGTGGTAGACAATAGTTTATCATTTtaactttgttttgtttttagatAATGCCTCCCACTCGTAAATGTGAATCTGGTTATGACAAACTTAAAAAGAAGAAACGAATAACAGAGTTGATAAATTCTCAAAGGGGAGCTTTGGACAAATATGTTATGAAAGAAACTCAAATTTCAGTTGAAAATGAATCTGATGATGTTGAAACTATGGAAAAGAATGAGAATGACAATGATAATGTTGAGAATCATGATAATGATGGTGTTGTGCGTAGTAGAGACACAAATACAAGTGAAACTTGTAATTACCCTGACATATTTGATCCAAGAAGATGGGATGGTCTTGATGCTAAAATGATTGAATTGTTAGTGTTAGAGGGTCCCAAAAGAGATTTAAACATTGTCAATGGGCCTCTTGATAAAGATAATAGAcgattttcttcaaatttgtaTACTAGAGTGTTACCAAATGGAGAGAAGTTTGATAGGAACTGGCTTGTTTACTCAAATGATCTTGATAAAGTGTTTTGTTTTTGCtgtaaaatatttagaaaaggGGTGGGTAAGGGTGGATTAACATGTGAAGGCTTTGACACTTGGAAACATGTTAATATGAGACTTAAAGTTCATGAGGCGAGTATGGAACATGTTACAAATATGAATACTTGGTATGAATTGCGACAAAGATTACAAAAGAATCAAACTATTGATAAAGAAGCTCAAAATCTAATTAACAAAGAAAAAGATCATTGGAAAAAAGTCTTGCAAAGAATTATTTCTATTGTGAAGTTTCTTGGTAAACATAATTTAGCTTTTCGTGGTACTAATGAGAAATTGTATCAGAATAGTAATGGTAATTTCTTGGGTTTGATTGAAATGTTGGCAGAATTTGACCCAGTCATCCAAGATCATGTTAGACGAATTACCAATGATGAGCTTCATTTTCATTATATTGGTCATAACATCCAGAATGAGTTGATACTTTTGCTAGCTTCtgcaaaaaagaaaaagatcattgaaaaaataaaaaaaaagtatttctcTGTGATACTTGATTGTACTCCTGATATAAGCCACCAAGAACAAATGACTTTGATATTGAGATATGTCGATAATGAGTATAACGTTGATGAATCGTTTCTGGGGTTCTTGAATGTGAATGACACCACTGGACAATGAATTTTTCAAGttttagaaaatgaattaaaaaatgttgatcTTGATATTTTTAATGTACAAGGACAGGGTTATGATAATGGGTCGAATATGAAGGGAAAACATCAAGAGGTGCAAAAAGGCTCTTAGACATCAATCCTAGagctttttatattttcaattcctTGGTGTTCTCGGAAGGTTGCATTTCGAAACGATTTTGTCGCTAAATCATTAGGGTTTCTGAATTACTCTATTTCTGCATTTACTCAGCTTTATTATTTTGTTCTGCTCTTAAACAATGGGGAATGTTACAAGATTGAGAGAAAAAGTATAATATTGTgcatatttattcaatataataaatgtatttatacttGTGTTACATTAGCAATATaaggaaaatataataaacataatataatatattatattatataatatcttattatattatatacactaacaccTTCCCTCAAGTTCAAGATGAAAGAACATTGAACATTTTGAGATTGAAGACTAAATCTTGAAAACGTTGAGGAGGATGTGCTTTTGGTAAAAATGTCAACAATCTGAGCTTGCAAAGAAATGGGAATCAATTGTATGGTACCATTAACGACATGATGTCGTGTTAGATGACAATATATTTCTATATGTTTGGTACGTTCGTGAAATACATCATTATGAGCAATCTGCATTGCACTATTATTATCACAGAAAAGTGGAATAATTGCGGATGAAGGAACACCCATATCTTAAAGTAACCATTGTAGCTAGAGAAGCTTAGAGGTAGTATCTATAAGAGCACGATATTCGGATTCTGTACTAGAACGAGAAACAACAGTTTGTTTCTTACTTCTCCATGAAATGAGAGATGTGCCAAGAAAGAAACAATAGCCAATAGTGGATCGACGATCAATTGAATCACCTACCCAATCAGCATTAGAGTATGCTCGTAACTCTAGAGGAGAAGAGTGAGCAAAATTTAGTTCATGAAATAAAGTTCCTCTAATGTATCGTAATATACGAAGAACGACAAAGAAATGAGTTGCACGAGGAGATGATATAAATTGACTAACGATATGGACAACATATGCAATATTTGGCCGAGTGATAGTAAGATATATAAGACTACCAACTAGTTGTCGATAAAGTGTTTCATCACTTAATGGAGTACCATCAGTAGCAGCCAAATGTTCTGTGGAGTTAAATGGTGTGTTCACAACTTTTGTGTCAGTAATACCAGCCCGAGATATGAGATCAGTTGCGTACTTAGTTTGTGATAAATAGTAACTGGATTTGTCGAAAGCTATTTCAAGTCCCAAGAAATAACTTAAATGTCCAacatctttcatttcaaattattGTTGTAGAAAATTCTTTAGATCGCGAATTCTATTTGTGTCATCACTAGTAATTATCATGTCACCCACATAAAGTAAAAGTAAGGTACAACCTTGATCTATTTTACGCAAAAACAATGCATGATCATAAGAGCTGAATTTGAAACCAAGATTACCAATGGTGTAGCTAAATTTGGCGAACCACTCcctaggagcttgtttgagaccataaatATCTTTTCACACTCTAAAACTTTATTTGGAGAGGTTGTATATACACTTCTTCTGTTAGTTCACCATTAAGGaatgcacttttgacatccatttgaaatagTTTCCATCTTTTGCTAACAACTACTACAATGAGGCTACGAACCGAGGTTAATC
It encodes the following:
- the LOC124926824 gene encoding TSL-kinase interacting protein 1 encodes the protein MKTTKRLKEKRVPAPKKPNAVVSCSGVKKPRARIEKQNKMGINKNQQDAQLFQQVTVTGVSSHDAEVAHKSESFDVLNEKIKLQLFPIDEKTRIALEKDGHNPFLELTLRARKKISSVLKHLHSKWGASFVAAGEPILYPYNIQLGQLNSYEQWTMRDNNIMADFVFKAVGRPSIFRLRYGWSSKNEVKGTVEAPILISSGDCSMNVEGRKNETPRENSYISIRERAYTDGNQHMLLDQPAQNMDAKENAINSLAKTTMPWDDNLSNLSLTRLITETSFPRNTNSLTQRAKGNSLEPLQLISSDISMGALLSEASMQNKIDNIKPEFNAHDSMLNPEIWDGGLSNLSLGGLFSDLSMLGKLLGSNSDKSKSGSQDPFTTYPSNLQPSQLNPSSNFSHSSILDAEETCHAFNFRKTSLLGKDAAHSSLKGQAELGQQSSPNGKKKLLPPQGQYNHSNYSRGLADIKWNDSLGPH
- the LOC124924456 gene encoding uncharacterized mitochondrial protein AtMg00810-like; this encodes MKDVGHLSYFLGLEIAFDKSSYYLSQTKYATDLISRAGITDTKVVNTPFNSTEHLAATDGTPLSDETLYRQLVGSLIYLTITRPNIAYVVHIVSQFISSPRATHFFVVLRILRYIRGTLFHELNFAHSSPLELRAYSNADWVGDSIDRRSTIGYCFFLGTSLISWRSKKQTVVSRSSTESEYRALIDTTSKLL
- the LOC124924455 gene encoding zinc finger MYM-type protein 5-like, coding for MPPTRKCESGYDKLKKKKRITELINSQRGALDKYVMKETQISVENESDDVETMEKNENDNDNVENHDNDGVVRSRDTNTSETCNYPDIFDPRRWDGLDAKMIELLVLEGPKRDLNIVNGPLDKDNRRFSSNLYTRVLPNGEKFDRNWLVYSNDLDKVFCFCCKIFRKGVGKGGLTCEGFDTWKHVNMRLKVHEASMEHVTNMNTWYELRQRLQKNQTIDKEAQNLINKEKDHWKKVLQRIISIVKFLGKHNLAFRGTNEKLYQNSNGNFLGLIEMLAEFDPVIQDHVRRITNDELHFHYIGHNIQNELILLLASAKKKKIIEKIKKKYFSVILDCTPDISHQEQMTLILRYVDNEYNVDESFLGFLNVNDTTGQ